One Succinispira mobilis DSM 6222 genomic window carries:
- a CDS encoding histidine phosphatase family protein, which produces MTKIHLIRHGVTYWNQELRYQGHSDISLTPEGERQAELMATSFAQINLRAIYSSDLIRAQSTALKLGEQKQLSVTTNADFREINFGAWEGLTYEQIKAKWGNLIDDFFRAPGEVYLPQGEGFGDVYKRAVPNLLALLERHQGEEIAIVAHGGIIRVLLCYVLGLPLNNCWRIKQDNTAINTITYFKDDMCMLERLNDVHHLTKI; this is translated from the coding sequence ATGACAAAAATACACTTAATTCGACATGGGGTAACCTATTGGAACCAAGAACTAAGATATCAAGGGCATTCTGATATTAGCTTAACTCCAGAGGGGGAGCGACAGGCGGAATTGATGGCTACGAGCTTTGCGCAAATAAATTTGAGAGCTATTTATAGTAGCGATTTGATTAGGGCACAGAGCACAGCATTAAAACTAGGGGAACAAAAACAATTATCGGTTACAACCAATGCTGATTTTCGTGAGATAAATTTCGGCGCTTGGGAAGGGTTGACTTATGAACAAATAAAAGCTAAATGGGGCAACTTGATTGATGATTTTTTTCGAGCTCCTGGAGAAGTCTATCTGCCTCAAGGAGAAGGCTTTGGCGATGTATATAAACGAGCGGTTCCCAATTTGTTGGCCCTACTTGAACGGCATCAGGGCGAAGAAATTGCGATAGTAGCACATGGTGGAATAATTAGAGTTTTACTGTGTTATGTTTTAGGCTTACCTTTGAATAATTGTTGGCGGATTAAGCAAGATAATACAGCAATTAACACAATAACTTACTTTAAAGATGATATGTGCATGTTAGAGAGGTTGAATGATGTGCATCATTTAACTAAAATATAA
- a CDS encoding cob(I)yrinic acid a,c-diamide adenosyltransferase: MADKMLVTGLVVVTGDSKGKTTNALGYALTALGLGKKVSMIQFQKGGGYSGELFVKEHFAGLFEIKQFGGGCPISEQIRSGELLCTKCGYCFRENKNPANDFARQALKYVWQNLQQREPAVLILDEVSHAVNNNLIALLEVQEIIDFCRQTNKLLVLTGRRMPEPLIAQADIATECKMVKHPRRDQGIDARRGIEY; encoded by the coding sequence GTGGCAGATAAAATGCTAGTTACAGGTTTAGTAGTAGTTACAGGTGATAGTAAAGGCAAAACTACCAATGCGTTAGGCTATGCACTGACAGCTTTAGGGTTAGGCAAAAAAGTAAGTATGATTCAATTTCAAAAAGGTGGCGGTTATTCCGGCGAATTATTTGTGAAAGAACATTTTGCGGGTCTATTTGAAATTAAACAATTTGGTGGTGGCTGTCCCATTTCTGAACAAATTCGCAGTGGTGAGTTATTATGTACTAAATGTGGCTACTGTTTTCGAGAAAATAAAAACCCGGCGAATGATTTTGCCCGCCAAGCACTTAAATATGTTTGGCAGAATTTACAACAGCGAGAACCAGCCGTATTAATTTTGGATGAAGTATCGCATGCGGTAAATAATAACTTAATAGCGTTGCTAGAAGTTCAAGAAATAATAGATTTTTGTCGACAAACAAATAAGTTGTTAGTTTTAACAGGGCGAAGAATGCCAGAGCCTTTAATTGCTCAAGCAGATATTGCCACAGAATGTAAAATGGTAAAACACCCGCGCCGTGATCAAGGGATAGATGCGCGCCGCGGCATAGAGTATTAG
- the cbiB gene encoding adenosylcobinamide-phosphate synthase CbiB — protein MELPIATLLIGALILDRLVGDPNVSWHPVVLIGRYISFVESWLLKEQDSVARKRVNGLLLLIVVVGTVYTITELLTKATYLNFNSWGIFVEMLLVSFTISPTALAKAGHEIAQYLACGDIENARIKVGWIVGRDTGNLDESEVSRATIETIAENITDGIVSPLFFALLGGAPLAFAYRAVNTLDSMVGYKNDKYLDFGRFSAKFDDVCNFIPARITGMLVVVASLILGYNYKQAWTIMWRDAQAHPSPNSGWAEAPVAGALGIRLGGENYYFGRPSFRAYMGEAQQTLTRIHIGKTIKIMYLVSCLAVLIFSGVSSWVHQ, from the coding sequence ATGGAATTACCAATAGCTACTTTGTTAATCGGGGCACTTATTTTGGATAGATTAGTTGGTGATCCAAACGTAAGTTGGCATCCGGTAGTTTTAATTGGACGTTATATTAGTTTTGTGGAAAGTTGGTTGTTAAAAGAACAAGATTCGGTAGCGCGTAAGCGCGTAAATGGATTATTACTATTAATTGTAGTTGTGGGTACGGTCTATACAATTACGGAATTACTTACCAAAGCTACTTATTTAAATTTTAATAGTTGGGGAATTTTCGTAGAAATGCTATTAGTGTCTTTTACTATTTCACCCACAGCTTTAGCTAAGGCTGGGCATGAAATTGCACAATATTTAGCTTGTGGAGATATAGAAAATGCACGTATTAAAGTTGGTTGGATAGTAGGGCGTGATACGGGCAATTTAGATGAGAGTGAAGTTTCGCGCGCGACAATTGAAACTATTGCAGAAAATATTACTGATGGAATTGTATCACCCTTGTTTTTTGCTTTGCTCGGGGGAGCTCCTTTGGCTTTTGCTTACCGAGCTGTAAATACTTTAGATTCGATGGTGGGTTATAAAAATGATAAATATCTTGATTTTGGAAGATTTTCGGCTAAATTCGATGATGTTTGTAATTTTATTCCAGCAAGAATTACTGGGATGTTAGTTGTTGTAGCTAGCTTAATCTTAGGTTATAATTATAAACAAGCTTGGACAATTATGTGGCGGGATGCGCAGGCTCATCCTAGTCCTAATAGTGGCTGGGCTGAGGCACCTGTTGCAGGGGCCCTGGGTATTAGGCTAGGTGGCGAAAATTATTATTTTGGTCGGCCATCTTTTAGAGCTTACATGGGTGAGGCGCAGCAAACATTGACGCGGATACATATTGGAAAAACTATTAAAATAATGTACTTGGTTAGCTGCTTGGCAGTGCTAATTTTCAGTGGGGTTTCTAGTTGGGTACACCAATAA
- a CDS encoding MFS transporter, producing the protein MSVKYNLPILLLAIAHLVTDLTQGAVPILLPFLKEKFLLNYSQVGMIVLVQNLTSSVIQPLFGYYTDKISIFWLLPASVLVATIGIVLTGYATSYSSLLFIVIITGVGVAAFHPQASRSAMLLSSADSKGKNMGLFSVGGNLGFALGSIIMSVLIVLPGDLYNTVYFLIPGILVFAWLMQARGQLDTYTKVGSKGEKIKPAAKVAQAYYYLLMLISFIFIRSTIQMGITTYLPLYYIENLAGEPKYAANLISMFLVFGVLGTFLGASLSDKFGRKKIILASMVITLPLLILLPYSSGLSTIVLTAVLGFALVFSFATTVVLAQELLPNNIGMASGLTIGFSIGLGGVGVTALGFLADNFGLEIVFKLLMFLPLLGLVLVSRLPNDQK; encoded by the coding sequence ATGTCTGTTAAATATAATTTGCCAATATTGTTATTGGCGATTGCGCATTTGGTTACAGATTTAACTCAGGGTGCAGTACCAATACTGCTACCATTTTTAAAAGAAAAATTTTTATTGAATTATTCACAGGTAGGGATGATTGTTTTAGTACAAAATCTTACATCGTCAGTGATCCAACCTTTGTTTGGATATTATACGGATAAAATTTCGATATTTTGGTTGTTGCCCGCAAGTGTTTTGGTAGCGACTATAGGAATAGTTCTTACAGGTTATGCAACAAGCTATAGCTCCTTGCTGTTTATAGTTATAATTACAGGTGTGGGCGTAGCGGCGTTTCATCCTCAAGCTTCGCGGTCCGCGATGCTTTTGAGCAGTGCAGATAGCAAAGGCAAGAACATGGGTTTGTTTTCCGTAGGTGGAAACTTGGGGTTTGCTTTAGGTTCAATTATTATGAGTGTGTTGATTGTGTTACCAGGCGATTTATATAATACCGTATACTTCTTGATTCCTGGAATTCTAGTTTTTGCTTGGCTTATGCAAGCCCGCGGGCAATTGGATACCTATACGAAAGTTGGCTCTAAAGGTGAAAAAATAAAACCTGCTGCAAAAGTAGCGCAGGCTTATTATTACTTGCTTATGCTAATTAGTTTTATTTTTATTCGTTCCACAATTCAAATGGGGATAACGACCTATCTACCCTTATATTATATTGAAAATTTAGCGGGGGAACCTAAATATGCAGCCAATCTGATTAGTATGTTTTTGGTATTTGGAGTTTTGGGTACTTTCTTAGGGGCAAGTTTAAGTGATAAGTTTGGGCGGAAAAAAATAATTTTAGCGTCCATGGTAATTACATTACCATTACTAATTTTATTGCCTTATTCATCGGGATTAAGTACAATAGTTTTAACAGCTGTTTTAGGTTTTGCTTTAGTATTTTCTTTTGCGACAACAGTAGTTTTAGCCCAAGAACTTTTACCGAACAATATAGGCATGGCTTCTGGTCTGACCATAGGATTTAGCATTGGCTTGGGCGGGGTAGGTGTTACTGCTCTAGGATTTTTAGCTGATAATTTTGGCTTGGAAATTGTTTTTAAACTATTAATGTTTTTACCGCTTTTAGGATTGGTTTTAGTTTCACGGTTGCCAAATGATCAGAAATAG
- the cobS gene encoding adenosylcobinamide-GDP ribazoletransferase, translated as MQDFFTALQFLTRIKIYNQTQWDEGTFARSVAYFPAVGLVIAAVLVAVYKLLVFLNCSSLLIAVLLIITEIIVTGGLLCDGFMDTADGVFSGRERERILEIMKDSCVGSNAVLAFVSLVLLKLAVYLELNSEQLTLALYAMPIITRTLMVYNIRCYSYARKSGIGGMFASADKKIVLISSTLLGLALLAPTQNLSLFIALVLTIAYNFWAANYLKRILHGLTGDTYGALAESGNVFFLLSLSIVLNLIK; from the coding sequence ATGCAGGACTTTTTTACTGCTTTGCAGTTTTTGACACGAATTAAAATTTACAATCAGACACAATGGGACGAAGGAACTTTTGCACGGAGTGTAGCCTATTTTCCTGCTGTTGGTTTGGTGATTGCCGCTGTGTTAGTTGCTGTTTATAAGTTGTTAGTGTTCTTGAATTGTTCCTCTTTGCTAATCGCAGTATTGCTTATTATAACTGAAATTATAGTTACAGGGGGCTTGCTCTGTGATGGATTTATGGATACAGCTGACGGGGTATTTTCAGGGCGCGAACGCGAACGAATTTTAGAAATTATGAAAGATAGTTGCGTGGGCTCTAATGCAGTACTGGCGTTCGTGAGTTTAGTATTGCTGAAATTGGCAGTATATTTAGAGTTGAATTCAGAACAATTAACGTTGGCCTTATATGCAATGCCAATTATAACGCGCACCTTAATGGTATATAATATTAGATGTTACAGCTATGCCCGTAAAAGTGGAATTGGGGGAATGTTCGCTAGTGCCGATAAGAAAATAGTATTAATTAGTAGTACTTTATTAGGCTTAGCTTTATTGGCACCAACTCAGAATTTGAGTTTATTTATTGCTTTAGTCTTAACTATTGCTTATAATTTTTGGGCGGCTAATTATCTTAAAAGAATATTACACGGTCTTACAGGTGATACCTATGGAGCCTTAGCCGAAAGTGGCAATGTGTTTTTTTTGTTGAGTCTAAGTATTGTGCTTAATTTAATTAAATAA
- the cobD gene encoding threonine-phosphate decarboxylase CobD has protein sequence MIKPFEHGGNIYQVKRNCETVVADFSANINPLGLNTAIKQAIIDSVDKIIHYPDPEAHDLRSAIAEYYGVKPKHLALGNGAAELIYLYTQVCKKKRVLLLVPCFSEYQRASLAANLEIEFLYLQEQENFNIDYQKVAEKIPENGIIFLANPNNPTGNLLNLVKLEELLILAEQKQSDILVDESFIDFVATEQYSCSDLVSKYSNLAIIHSLTKIFALPGLRLGFGLFNPKIVEQIDKAKDVWNVNSLAQRAGVVALQQEEYVIETREQVAQLRTEFFHALQKFKMLKVYPSTVNFLLIQLVDWLDAGEFVAKMRKKGIMIRDCSNYPGLNSKFVRIAVRTAIENKLFLDKLQELLQELEGEK, from the coding sequence ATGATAAAACCTTTTGAACATGGCGGCAATATTTATCAGGTGAAACGCAACTGCGAAACAGTAGTAGCTGATTTTAGTGCCAATATAAATCCTTTGGGTTTAAATACAGCTATTAAACAAGCAATAATAGACTCAGTGGATAAGATTATTCATTATCCAGATCCAGAGGCTCATGATTTACGTTCTGCAATAGCAGAATATTATGGCGTGAAACCTAAACATCTAGCCTTAGGCAACGGTGCCGCAGAATTAATTTATCTGTATACACAGGTATGTAAAAAAAAGCGTGTCCTGCTGTTAGTGCCCTGTTTTAGTGAGTATCAAAGAGCTAGTTTAGCTGCGAATTTGGAAATAGAGTTTTTATATTTACAAGAACAGGAAAATTTTAATATAGATTATCAAAAGGTGGCCGAAAAAATTCCAGAAAATGGGATTATTTTTTTAGCTAATCCCAATAATCCGACCGGTAATTTGTTAAATTTAGTTAAGCTAGAAGAGCTACTTATTTTAGCAGAACAAAAACAAAGTGATATTTTGGTGGATGAGTCCTTTATCGATTTTGTAGCGACAGAGCAATATTCTTGTAGTGATTTGGTGAGTAAATATTCTAATCTAGCAATTATTCATTCCCTAACGAAAATCTTTGCTTTACCAGGTTTAAGATTAGGATTTGGCTTATTTAATCCAAAGATTGTAGAGCAAATAGATAAAGCTAAGGATGTTTGGAATGTAAACAGTTTAGCGCAAAGAGCAGGAGTGGTTGCTTTGCAACAAGAAGAGTATGTAATTGAAACTAGAGAACAAGTTGCGCAACTGCGAACAGAATTCTTCCACGCCTTGCAAAAATTCAAAATGTTAAAAGTATATCCAAGTACAGTGAATTTTTTATTAATACAATTAGTAGACTGGTTAGATGCTGGCGAATTTGTTGCCAAAATGCGAAAAAAAGGAATTATGATTCGCGACTGCAGCAATTATCCAGGGTTAAACTCGAAATTTGTTAGAATCGCGGTGCGAACAGCAATAGAAAATAAACTCTTTCTGGATAAATTGCAAGAATTACTACAAGAATTGGAGGGGGAAAAATGA
- a CDS encoding alpha/beta hydrolase: protein MSKLSISNFLRLRWLTLLLTILFLLFNAAGIFFGNIFYRETSILNAHANSQKFEDFKHKLTIGIQEKNWHDIVIHSNFGYPLHGTYIPNAKATNKTIIFLHGFTGHRALGLNYLDIYLENDFNVLLVDSRAHGESGGHSITWGNYEKYDLEQWLDWLTARSPQGIIGVHGVSMGAATALLHAELNETNKRVAFYIADSAYSDLETLFALQLKNYLPQIILPQAVIQYANFVAYLDSRFTFHQAAPIRSVRQVTTPILYVHGASDQVVPAYMSQELYQATKGFKQLHIFPKTSHLNAIYDYREQYSSLIQNFIQTTLKI, encoded by the coding sequence TTGTCTAAACTTTCAATAAGCAATTTTTTACGGCTTCGGTGGTTGACACTATTATTAACTATCTTGTTTTTGCTTTTTAATGCTGCCGGAATATTCTTTGGGAATATTTTTTATCGCGAAACCAGTATTTTAAACGCTCATGCCAATAGCCAAAAATTTGAAGATTTTAAACATAAACTAACTATTGGGATTCAAGAGAAAAACTGGCACGATATTGTTATTCATTCGAACTTCGGTTATCCACTCCACGGAACTTATATTCCCAATGCCAAAGCTACTAATAAAACAATTATTTTCCTCCATGGCTTCACTGGACATCGAGCCTTAGGCTTAAACTACTTGGATATTTATTTAGAAAATGATTTTAATGTATTACTTGTCGATTCGCGTGCCCACGGCGAAAGTGGCGGTCACTCGATAACTTGGGGCAATTACGAGAAATATGATCTAGAACAATGGCTCGATTGGCTTACAGCACGCTCTCCCCAAGGAATAATTGGGGTGCATGGGGTTTCAATGGGAGCCGCTACAGCACTTTTACACGCGGAATTAAACGAAACAAACAAGCGTGTAGCTTTTTATATTGCCGATAGCGCTTATTCTGATTTAGAAACCTTATTTGCGCTCCAGCTTAAAAATTATTTACCACAAATAATTTTGCCTCAAGCAGTTATTCAATACGCAAACTTTGTGGCCTACCTAGATTCGCGCTTTACTTTTCATCAAGCCGCACCTATCCGTTCAGTTCGCCAAGTAACTACGCCCATTTTATATGTCCACGGCGCTTCTGATCAAGTTGTTCCTGCCTATATGTCCCAAGAGCTTTATCAAGCTACCAAAGGCTTTAAGCAACTTCATATTTTCCCTAAAACCAGCCATTTAAATGCTATCTACGACTATCGTGAACAGTACAGCTCCCTAATACAAAATTTCATCCAGACTACTTTAAAAATCTAA
- a CDS encoding precorrin-8X methylmutase yields MEFIKEPMVIENRSMEIIRPYLAKFELTEEEIAVYSRMIHASGDVDYANWISIHSEAIAAAKAALAAGKNIYCDVEMVRTGINKTRLAQSGGKIHCLVADPEVAKLAKEQGITRSMMAMRTFGKELDGAIIAIGNAPTALFEVLNMIKEQGIKPACIIGVPVGFVGAAESKDALIEANCVPYITVRGNKGGSPIAASVVNAIMYLSGR; encoded by the coding sequence ATGGAATTTATAAAAGAACCGATGGTTATTGAAAATAGAAGTATGGAAATTATTCGCCCCTATTTAGCCAAATTCGAGCTTACAGAAGAAGAAATTGCCGTGTATTCAAGAATGATTCATGCGTCCGGTGACGTGGATTATGCTAATTGGATTAGTATTCACTCCGAAGCAATTGCAGCTGCCAAAGCGGCTTTAGCTGCTGGCAAAAATATTTATTGTGATGTAGAAATGGTGAGAACGGGGATAAACAAAACGAGATTAGCCCAATCAGGTGGGAAAATACACTGTTTGGTAGCTGACCCAGAAGTAGCTAAATTAGCTAAGGAACAAGGAATAACTCGCTCGATGATGGCGATGCGGACTTTTGGCAAAGAGCTAGATGGTGCAATAATTGCAATCGGGAATGCGCCTACAGCTTTATTTGAAGTATTAAATATGATTAAAGAGCAAGGCATTAAGCCGGCTTGTATTATTGGTGTACCCGTAGGGTTTGTTGGCGCGGCAGAGTCGAAAGATGCCCTAATCGAGGCTAATTGTGTGCCATATATTACAGTACGCGGCAATAAAGGTGGTAGTCCAATTGCTGCCTCTGTAGTAAATGCTATCATGTATTTAAGTGGCAGATAA
- a CDS encoding cobyrinate a,c-diamide synthase — translation MRLVIAGVSSGTGKTTIVTGLLAALKARGLAVQPFKVGPDYIDPGFHKLAAGLPSHNLDSWLVPEDKIQDVFYLQAEKADIAIVEGVMGLYDGGKNGVSSTAQIAKRLQAPVILVLNAKAMSESAAAIVLGFKNYDPEINIAGVIVNNLGSKSHAQIIAQAIEKIGVPVVGCVLRRPEMSLPERHLGLTPTEEQEQLLKRIEVMKQAVQEDIDIDKLLDIAQQVPALAKREVHFANKLQAVKIAVARDEAFSFYYPASMKVLEDLGAELIYFSPLKDTTLPQGISGLILGGGFPEMFAQELSDNQGMLQAIRTAQKRKMPIYAECGGFMYASRAIVDFEGREYQMLGLVPGICQMQKKLQTVGYVQTKALQKNALMNKGEVIRGHEFHFSSFQPDCEAEFSWAFEFTKMRTGNSYCGGYVQDNLVTSYLHMHFLGNVSLAENLINKCAGFARNAGETNEK, via the coding sequence ATGAGACTGGTGATTGCAGGAGTATCAAGTGGAACAGGAAAAACTACTATTGTTACGGGCTTATTAGCGGCCTTGAAAGCCAGAGGTCTGGCAGTTCAGCCGTTTAAGGTAGGACCGGATTATATTGATCCAGGGTTTCATAAACTAGCAGCAGGCTTACCTTCTCACAATTTGGATAGTTGGTTGGTGCCAGAGGATAAAATTCAAGATGTATTTTATTTGCAAGCTGAGAAGGCAGATATTGCCATAGTTGAAGGAGTAATGGGCCTGTATGATGGTGGGAAAAATGGCGTAAGTTCTACAGCACAAATTGCGAAAAGACTGCAAGCACCAGTTATACTTGTACTGAACGCAAAAGCCATGAGTGAAAGTGCGGCGGCAATAGTTTTGGGTTTTAAAAATTATGATCCCGAGATAAATATCGCCGGCGTTATTGTTAATAATTTGGGGAGTAAGTCGCATGCGCAAATTATAGCACAAGCTATTGAAAAAATTGGTGTGCCAGTAGTTGGCTGTGTGTTGCGGCGTCCTGAAATGAGTTTGCCAGAACGACATTTGGGGTTAACACCGACCGAAGAACAAGAACAATTACTAAAGCGGATTGAAGTTATGAAGCAAGCTGTTCAAGAGGATATTGATATAGATAAATTATTAGATATTGCACAACAGGTACCAGCTTTAGCAAAACGAGAGGTGCACTTTGCCAATAAGTTGCAAGCCGTTAAAATAGCTGTAGCGCGAGATGAAGCGTTTTCTTTTTATTATCCAGCCAGCATGAAGGTATTGGAAGATTTAGGTGCAGAATTAATTTATTTTAGCCCGCTGAAAGATACAACTTTGCCTCAAGGCATAAGTGGTCTTATTTTAGGAGGCGGTTTCCCAGAAATGTTTGCTCAAGAATTAAGTGACAATCAAGGGATGTTGCAAGCGATAAGAACAGCACAAAAACGCAAAATGCCAATTTATGCAGAGTGTGGTGGCTTTATGTATGCGAGTCGGGCCATAGTTGACTTTGAGGGGCGAGAATATCAAATGTTAGGCTTAGTACCAGGAATATGCCAAATGCAAAAGAAGTTGCAAACTGTAGGTTACGTGCAAACTAAAGCTTTACAAAAAAATGCCTTGATGAACAAAGGTGAAGTAATCAGAGGTCATGAATTTCATTTTTCTAGTTTTCAACCAGATTGTGAAGCAGAATTTTCTTGGGCGTTTGAATTTACTAAAATGCGTACGGGCAATAGTTATTGCGGTGGTTATGTGCAAGATAATTTAGTTACGTCCTATTTGCATATGCATTTTTTAGGCAATGTAAGTTTAGCGGAAAACCTTATTAATAAATGTGCTGGCTTTGCAAGAAATGCAGGTGAAACCAATGAAAAATGA
- a CDS encoding cobyric acid synthase, with protein sequence MSFSIMLQGTSSNVGKSIVTTALCRIFKQDGYRPVPFKAQNMALNSYVTKDGGEMGRAQVAQAEAAGLEPDVLMNPVLLKPTGNASSQIIVLGKAVGTMSASEYHQGYSLKALGVVQESLEKLQANYDMVVIEGAGSPAEVNLKANDIVNMRVAKLIQAPVLLIADIDRGGALASVVGTLELLEPEERDLVKGIIINKFRGDIKLLEPALTFLEEKTGKPVVGVLPYMDKHGIDDEDSVVLDEKSSKELADLDIAVVRLPKISNFTDFDALAREEDVSLRYVKSAQELGNPDLVILPGSKNTTEDLLFLKESGLEKSIIKLNKQGTPIIGICGGYQMLGQEVRDPEHTESNLDSLAGLNLLPLITIFEAEKITRQVQVRAQDNQFLGMNYTGESMTGYEIHAGRTYYTQEVRKAFVVDRSDQSGVLDGAISENGLVMGTYVHGIFDNDGLRRCLLNSLRQAKGLEELANQQDSASLKEQAYEKLANSVRANLDMAKIYQVMGLK encoded by the coding sequence ATGAGTTTTAGCATTATGTTGCAAGGAACTAGTTCTAATGTAGGGAAGAGCATTGTGACTACGGCTTTATGTAGAATTTTCAAACAAGATGGCTATCGTCCGGTGCCGTTTAAGGCGCAAAACATGGCGTTAAACTCGTATGTTACTAAAGACGGTGGGGAGATGGGGCGAGCTCAAGTTGCACAAGCTGAAGCGGCTGGCTTAGAACCAGACGTACTCATGAATCCAGTGCTGTTAAAGCCGACGGGTAATGCCAGTAGCCAAATTATTGTATTAGGCAAAGCAGTAGGCACAATGAGTGCCAGCGAGTACCACCAAGGTTATTCACTTAAAGCTTTAGGCGTAGTACAAGAATCTTTAGAAAAATTGCAAGCTAACTATGATATGGTAGTAATTGAGGGGGCAGGCAGTCCCGCAGAGGTAAATCTAAAGGCTAACGATATTGTTAATATGCGGGTTGCTAAGCTAATTCAAGCACCAGTTTTATTAATTGCTGATATTGATAGAGGTGGAGCTTTGGCTTCGGTGGTAGGGACATTAGAATTATTAGAACCAGAAGAACGGGATTTAGTAAAAGGGATAATCATTAATAAATTTCGCGGCGATATAAAATTGTTAGAACCAGCTTTAACCTTTTTAGAAGAGAAAACTGGTAAGCCTGTAGTTGGGGTTTTGCCATATATGGATAAACATGGGATTGATGATGAAGATTCGGTGGTTTTAGACGAAAAAAGTAGCAAAGAATTAGCTGATTTAGATATTGCGGTGGTTAGATTGCCAAAGATTTCTAATTTTACGGATTTTGATGCTTTGGCGCGTGAAGAAGATGTAAGCTTGCGTTATGTAAAAAGTGCGCAAGAATTAGGTAATCCTGATTTAGTGATCCTTCCCGGAAGCAAAAATACTACGGAAGATTTACTGTTTTTAAAAGAAAGTGGCTTAGAAAAAAGTATAATTAAATTAAATAAGCAAGGCACACCGATTATTGGGATTTGTGGTGGTTATCAAATGCTAGGTCAAGAAGTGCGTGATCCAGAGCATACAGAATCCAACTTAGATTCCTTGGCCGGTTTAAACTTGTTACCACTAATTACCATTTTTGAAGCGGAAAAAATAACCCGTCAAGTTCAAGTGCGGGCGCAAGATAACCAATTTTTAGGCATGAATTATACGGGGGAAAGCATGACGGGCTATGAAATTCATGCGGGACGCACTTATTATACTCAAGAAGTGCGTAAAGCTTTTGTGGTGGATCGAAGCGACCAAAGTGGTGTTCTCGACGGTGCTATTAGTGAAAATGGTTTAGTTATGGGGACTTATGTGCATGGGATATTTGATAATGATGGCTTAAGAAGATGTCTATTAAATAGTTTACGGCAAGCAAAAGGTCTAGAAGAGCTAGCTAACCAGCAAGATAGTGCTAGCTTAAAAGAACAAGCCTATGAAAAACTAGCTAATAGTGTCCGCGCTAATTTAGATATGGCTAAAATATATCAAGTAATGGGTCTAAAATAA
- the cobU gene encoding bifunctional adenosylcobinamide kinase/adenosylcobinamide-phosphate guanylyltransferase translates to MQVKPMKNEMQGKLVLITGGARSGKSEFAENFMRAYTEKTAYIATAEILDEEMNERVFLHKQRREAEFWLNLEAPYNAQAIIEQIPAEVEGILFDCLTIYVCNLLYTKLDNLPFLQKVTIIKQEIAEIIKMCRKSGKLVVFVSNEIGLGIVPANKMAREYRDVIGWINQQVAAECEHVFLTVCGQALDIKKMAFKLPNQED, encoded by the coding sequence ATGCAGGTGAAACCAATGAAAAATGAAATGCAGGGCAAGTTGGTTTTAATAACAGGCGGTGCTCGAAGCGGTAAAAGTGAGTTTGCAGAAAATTTCATGCGCGCCTACACCGAGAAAACAGCCTATATTGCTACTGCCGAAATCTTAGATGAAGAAATGAATGAACGGGTTTTTTTACATAAACAACGCCGTGAAGCAGAATTTTGGTTAAATTTAGAAGCGCCGTATAATGCTCAGGCAATTATTGAACAAATTCCGGCAGAAGTGGAAGGAATACTGTTTGACTGTTTAACAATTTATGTTTGTAATTTGCTGTATACTAAATTAGATAATCTACCTTTTTTACAAAAGGTAACAATAATAAAGCAAGAAATAGCAGAAATTATTAAGATGTGCCGCAAAAGTGGTAAATTAGTAGTATTTGTTTCAAATGAAATAGGTTTAGGGATAGTCCCAGCTAATAAAATGGCGCGAGAATATCGCGATGTAATAGGATGGATAAATCAGCAGGTGGCGGCAGAGTGTGAACATGTGTTTCTCACGGTGTGTGGTCAGGCTTTAGATATAAAAAAAATGGCATTTAAATTGCCAAACCAGGAGGATTAA